A single window of Oerskovia paurometabola DNA harbors:
- a CDS encoding ATP-dependent DNA ligase produces MDLPVLPPTLPMLAKSVSGVPDPAAVEGGLVFEPKWDGFRAIVYRDGEEVRLDSRSAKPMERYFPDVVAAVLDALPERCVVDGEIVLPQGGRLDFEALQQRIHPAASRVARLAEETPASLVVFDLLALGDEDVTAEPLSRRQELLAGLGLDGPRVHLTPRTTDRAVAQEWFEAFEGAGLDGVVAKPLAAPYQPNKRVMLKVKHERTADVVLAGYRLHKSSTPEEPLLGSLLLGLYDDAGGLQFVGVAASFPRARRAELVNELAPLVLDPGSPDAAEHPWAGWESPGTGRMPGAQSRWSGSKDLSFVPLRVEKVLEVAYDHMEGSRFRHTVQLRRWRADREPSSCTYDQLEEPVSYRLDELLPGAPGVA; encoded by the coding sequence ATGGACCTGCCCGTGCTGCCGCCCACGCTGCCCATGCTCGCGAAGTCGGTCTCGGGCGTCCCGGACCCCGCCGCGGTCGAGGGCGGGCTGGTGTTCGAGCCCAAGTGGGACGGGTTCCGGGCGATCGTGTACCGCGACGGCGAGGAGGTGCGCCTCGACAGCCGCAGCGCCAAGCCCATGGAGCGGTACTTCCCCGACGTGGTGGCGGCCGTGCTCGACGCCCTGCCCGAGCGATGCGTGGTCGACGGCGAGATCGTGCTCCCGCAAGGGGGCCGGCTCGACTTCGAGGCGCTCCAGCAGCGCATCCATCCCGCGGCCTCCCGCGTCGCACGGCTGGCGGAGGAGACCCCGGCGAGCCTCGTGGTCTTCGACCTCCTGGCGCTGGGCGACGAGGACGTCACGGCCGAGCCCCTGAGCCGTCGCCAGGAGCTGCTCGCGGGCCTGGGGCTCGACGGTCCGCGCGTGCACCTGACTCCGCGCACCACGGATCGGGCGGTCGCGCAGGAGTGGTTCGAGGCGTTCGAGGGCGCCGGGCTCGACGGCGTCGTCGCGAAGCCGCTCGCGGCGCCCTACCAGCCGAACAAGCGCGTCATGCTCAAGGTCAAGCACGAGCGCACGGCCGACGTCGTGCTCGCGGGCTACCGCCTGCACAAGAGCTCGACTCCCGAGGAACCGCTGCTCGGGTCGCTCCTGCTGGGGCTGTACGACGACGCGGGGGGCCTGCAGTTCGTGGGCGTCGCGGCGTCGTTCCCCAGGGCGCGCAGGGCCGAGCTCGTGAACGAGCTGGCTCCGCTCGTGCTCGATCCCGGCAGCCCCGACGCGGCCGAGCACCCGTGGGCCGGGTGGGAGAGCCCCGGCACGGGGCGCATGCCCGGCGCACAGTCACGCTGGAGCGGTTCGAAGGACCTGTCGTTCGTCCCGCTGCGGGTCGAGAAGGTGCTCGAGGTCGCGTACGACCACATGGAGGGCAGCAGGTTCCGGCACACCGTCCAGCTCCGGCGCTGGCGCGCGGACCGCGAGCCGTCGTCGTGCACGTACGACCAGCTCGAGGAGCCCGTGAGCTATCGCCTCGACGAGCTGCTGCCGGGGGCGCCGGGCGTGGCGTGA
- a CDS encoding RelA/SpoT family protein, translating to MSEETRTGRSTSDSGQSSAARVRSRLVRFGVRGSQGGIPALEPVLQAVRTNHPKSDLSVIERAYATAEKAHRGQLRKSGDPYITHPVAVATILADLGFDGATLAAALLHDTVEDTEYSLERLTEEYGEEIAMLVDGVTKLDKVTYGDAAQAETVRKMVVAMARDIRVLVIKLADRLHNARTWKFVPSSSAERKARETLEIYAPLAHRLGMNTIKWELEDLSFATLYPKVYEEIVHLVAERAPAREEYLAVVREQVTADLRTAKIKATVTGRPKHYYSIYQKMIVRGHDFAEIYDLVGARVLVDTVRDCYAALGALHARWNPVPGRFKDYIAMPKFNMYQSLHTTVIGPGGKPVEIQIRTHDMHRRAEYGVAAHWKYKEVAKSSGAPDTASTDMQWLRQLVDWQRETADPSEFLDSLRFEIGGAEVYVFTPKGDVIALPAGSTPVDFAYAVHTEVGHRTMGARVNGRLVPLDSTLENGDVVDVLTSKSETAGPSRDWLAFVSSPRARNKIRQWFSKERREEAVEHGKTAIAKAMRKQNLPIQRLLSHESLVGLANEMRYPDVSALYAAIGEGQVSAASVVQKLVHAMGGEDGASEDLAEVARPGHTSRRPRTGDPGVVVKGVDDIWVKLAKCCTPVPGDEIIGFITRGQGVSVHRADCANVVGLRNQPERIVEVDWTTGGNALFLVQIQVEALDRSRLLSDVTRVLSDHHVNILSATVSTSNDRVAMSRFVFEMAEPGHLATVLSAVRKIDGVFDVYRITGSKAEERPQLPA from the coding sequence AGAGACACGGACCGGTCGGTCCACGAGCGACAGCGGGCAGTCCTCGGCAGCACGGGTACGTTCACGGTTGGTGCGGTTCGGGGTCCGGGGGAGCCAGGGCGGCATCCCCGCGCTCGAACCCGTGCTCCAAGCGGTGCGGACCAACCACCCCAAGTCCGACCTCTCGGTCATCGAGCGTGCGTACGCGACCGCGGAGAAGGCCCACCGCGGCCAGCTGCGCAAGAGCGGCGACCCGTACATCACGCACCCCGTCGCGGTCGCGACGATCCTCGCCGACCTCGGCTTCGACGGTGCGACGCTCGCCGCCGCACTGCTCCACGACACGGTCGAGGACACCGAGTACTCGCTCGAACGCCTCACCGAGGAGTACGGCGAAGAGATCGCCATGCTGGTCGACGGCGTCACCAAGCTCGACAAGGTGACGTACGGCGACGCAGCGCAGGCCGAGACCGTGCGCAAGATGGTCGTGGCCATGGCCCGCGACATCCGCGTGCTCGTCATCAAGCTCGCCGACCGCCTGCACAACGCCCGGACCTGGAAGTTCGTCCCGTCGTCCTCCGCCGAGCGCAAGGCCCGCGAGACCCTCGAGATCTACGCGCCGCTCGCGCACCGCCTCGGCATGAACACCATCAAGTGGGAGCTCGAGGACCTGTCGTTCGCGACGCTCTACCCCAAGGTGTACGAGGAGATCGTGCACCTGGTCGCCGAGCGCGCGCCGGCCCGCGAGGAGTACCTCGCCGTGGTCCGCGAGCAGGTGACCGCAGACCTGCGCACCGCGAAGATCAAGGCGACCGTGACCGGGCGCCCCAAGCACTACTACTCGATCTACCAGAAGATGATCGTGCGCGGGCACGACTTCGCGGAGATCTACGACCTGGTCGGCGCACGCGTCCTGGTGGACACCGTGCGGGACTGCTACGCGGCGCTCGGCGCCCTGCACGCGCGATGGAACCCCGTCCCCGGGCGGTTCAAGGACTACATCGCGATGCCGAAGTTCAACATGTACCAGTCGTTGCACACCACGGTCATCGGCCCCGGCGGCAAGCCCGTCGAGATCCAGATCCGCACGCACGACATGCACCGGCGTGCCGAGTACGGGGTCGCGGCCCACTGGAAGTACAAGGAGGTCGCCAAGTCGAGCGGCGCTCCGGACACCGCCTCGACCGACATGCAGTGGCTGCGTCAGCTCGTCGACTGGCAGCGGGAGACGGCGGACCCCTCGGAGTTCCTCGACTCGCTGCGTTTCGAGATCGGCGGCGCCGAGGTCTACGTCTTCACGCCCAAGGGCGACGTCATCGCGCTGCCTGCGGGCTCGACCCCCGTCGACTTCGCGTACGCCGTGCACACCGAGGTCGGCCACCGCACCATGGGTGCGCGCGTCAACGGCCGGCTCGTCCCCCTCGACTCCACGCTCGAGAACGGCGACGTCGTCGACGTCCTGACGTCCAAGTCGGAGACGGCGGGACCCAGCCGGGACTGGCTCGCGTTCGTCTCCAGCCCGCGTGCCCGCAACAAGATCCGCCAGTGGTTCTCCAAGGAGCGCCGCGAGGAGGCCGTCGAGCACGGCAAGACCGCGATCGCCAAGGCCATGCGGAAGCAGAACCTGCCGATCCAGCGACTGCTCAGCCACGAGTCCCTCGTGGGTCTCGCCAACGAGATGCGCTACCCCGACGTCTCGGCGCTGTACGCCGCGATCGGCGAGGGGCAGGTCTCGGCCGCGAGCGTCGTGCAGAAGCTCGTGCACGCCATGGGCGGTGAGGACGGCGCGTCCGAGGACCTCGCCGAGGTCGCCCGCCCCGGGCACACCTCACGTCGCCCCCGCACGGGCGACCCGGGCGTGGTCGTCAAGGGCGTGGACGACATCTGGGTCAAGCTCGCCAAGTGCTGCACCCCGGTGCCGGGCGACGAGATCATCGGCTTCATCACGCGCGGCCAGGGCGTCAGCGTCCACCGCGCGGACTGCGCCAACGTGGTGGGGCTGCGCAACCAGCCCGAGCGCATCGTCGAGGTCGACTGGACGACGGGTGGCAACGCCCTGTTCCTGGTCCAGATCCAGGTCGAGGCGCTCGACCGCTCGCGCCTGCTCTCGGACGTGACCCGGGTCCTGTCGGACCACCACGTCAACATCCTGTCCGCGACGGTCTCGACGTCGAACGACCGGGTCGCGATGTCCCGCTTCGTGTTCGAGATGGCCGAGCCCGGGCACCTGGCCACGGTCCTGTCCGCGGTCCGCAAGATCGACGGCGTGTTCGACGTCTACCGGATCACGGGCTCCAAGGCGGAGGAGCGCCCTCAGCTGCCGGCCTGA